A section of the Verrucomicrobium sp. GAS474 genome encodes:
- a CDS encoding flagellar biosynthesis protein FlhA has product MNATLISRFIRGGSGIFSVALLGIVLILVLPISPAFIDLFLVMSMTLSILIILTVANLKDPTEFFVFPTVLLFTTLFRLGLNVATTRSILVNADAGHLITAFGEFGVSGNAVVGIVVFIILTIINFMVITKGAGRVAEVSARFTLDAMPGKQMAIDADLNAGIISEKEARDRRQGIQREASFYGAMDGASKFVSGDAIAGIIITLVNLIGGFAIGVLQKGYSVEESIHKFSLLSIGDGLVTQIPALITSVAAGILVTRSSSGSALGEDFSKQLFASGKVMITTGVALCVLALVPGFPTVSMLGIGVVLFGISYFLPKNKVEAEKLQQELKSKEQKDKEARDREQRPETILKLDPLALEIGLDLLPLVNGNVKGMLDRLSVLRRSLSQDLGIIVPSIAVRDNPSLPSHQYSFLLRGHDVASGDLYLGQFLAMGVGTSQKPLRGRATKEPAFGLPATWIVEAERREAERLGYAVVDPLSVLITHVSETLRRHAADIFTRQDTQNLLDTIKETHVALLAEIKLLQINVGLIHRVLQGLLREGISIRELPVILEKLCDQVGYTKNPDEIVEACRKVLSLEICRHLEIQENKLLCITMVPELEQYVAKGVRQSQQDISLVLDPGMARHLHEHLQRGSKELSRQGRNPVLLCSPLVRLGLKRFFAESFPLLQIAAYNEIPSKYDVQPAYAIPNYAATAPI; this is encoded by the coding sequence ATGAACGCCACCCTCATCAGCCGATTCATCCGGGGCGGAAGCGGCATCTTCAGCGTCGCGCTCCTCGGGATCGTCCTGATCCTGGTGCTGCCGATCTCGCCCGCGTTCATCGACCTCTTCCTGGTGATGAGCATGACGCTCTCGATCCTCATCATCCTCACGGTGGCGAACCTGAAGGACCCGACCGAGTTCTTCGTCTTCCCCACCGTCCTCCTCTTCACGACCCTCTTCCGTCTCGGCCTGAACGTGGCGACGACCCGCTCGATCCTGGTCAATGCCGACGCGGGCCATCTGATCACGGCCTTCGGCGAGTTCGGCGTCTCGGGGAACGCCGTCGTCGGGATCGTCGTCTTCATCATCCTGACGATCATCAACTTCATGGTCATCACGAAGGGCGCGGGCCGCGTCGCCGAGGTCTCGGCCCGGTTCACCCTGGACGCGATGCCGGGCAAGCAGATGGCGATCGATGCCGACCTCAACGCCGGGATCATCTCCGAGAAGGAGGCCCGGGACCGCCGCCAGGGCATCCAGCGGGAGGCGAGCTTCTACGGCGCGATGGACGGCGCCAGCAAGTTCGTCAGCGGCGACGCCATCGCCGGGATCATCATCACCCTCGTCAACCTGATCGGCGGCTTCGCCATCGGCGTGCTGCAGAAGGGCTACAGCGTCGAGGAATCGATTCACAAGTTCTCCCTCCTCAGTATCGGCGACGGCCTCGTCACCCAGATCCCGGCCCTGATCACCTCGGTCGCCGCCGGTATCCTCGTCACCCGTTCCAGCTCGGGCTCGGCCCTCGGGGAGGACTTCTCCAAGCAGCTCTTCGCCAGCGGCAAGGTCATGATCACGACGGGGGTCGCCCTCTGCGTCCTCGCCCTCGTCCCCGGCTTCCCCACCGTCTCGATGCTGGGCATCGGGGTGGTCCTCTTCGGCATCTCCTACTTCCTGCCGAAGAACAAGGTCGAGGCGGAGAAGCTCCAGCAGGAGCTGAAGTCGAAGGAGCAGAAAGACAAGGAAGCCCGGGACCGAGAACAGCGCCCCGAGACGATCCTGAAGCTCGACCCCCTTGCCCTCGAGATCGGCCTCGACCTCCTCCCCCTCGTCAACGGCAACGTGAAGGGGATGCTCGACCGCCTCAGCGTCCTGCGGCGGAGCCTCTCCCAGGACCTCGGTATCATCGTCCCCTCCATCGCGGTGCGCGACAACCCGAGCCTTCCCTCCCACCAGTATTCGTTCCTCCTCCGCGGCCACGACGTCGCCTCGGGCGACCTCTACCTCGGCCAGTTCCTCGCCATGGGCGTCGGGACCTCGCAGAAGCCGCTCCGGGGCCGCGCGACGAAGGAACCGGCCTTCGGCCTCCCCGCCACCTGGATCGTCGAGGCGGAGCGGCGCGAGGCGGAGCGCCTCGGCTACGCCGTCGTCGATCCGCTCTCGGTCCTCATCACCCACGTCAGCGAGACCCTCCGCCGCCACGCCGCCGACATCTTCACCCGGCAGGACACCCAGAACCTCCTCGACACGATCAAGGAGACCCACGTCGCCCTCCTCGCCGAAATCAAGCTCCTCCAGATCAACGTCGGCCTGATCCACCGCGTCCTCCAGGGGCTGCTCCGCGAGGGGATCTCGATCCGGGAACTCCCCGTCATCCTCGAAAAGCTCTGCGACCAGGTCGGCTACACGAAGAACCCCGACGAGATCGTCGAGGCCTGCCGCAAGGTCCTGAGCCTCGAGATCTGCCGCCACCTCGAGATCCAGGAGAACAAGCTCCTCTGCATCACGATGGTCCCGGAGCTCGAGCAATACGTCGCCAAGGGGGTCCGCCAGTCGCAGCAGGACATCTCCCTCGTCCTCGATCCCGGCATGGCCCGCCACCTCCACGAGCATCTCCAGCGCGGCAGCAAGGAACTCTCCCGCCAGGGCCGCAACCCGGTCCTCCTCTGCTCCCCCCTCGTCCGCCTGGGGCTGAAGCGGTTCTTCGCCGAGAGCTTCCCGCTCCTCCAGATCGCGGCCTACAACGAGATTCCGTCGAAGTACGACGTCCAGCCGGCCTACGCCATCCCGAACTATGCGGCGACGGCGCCGATCTAA
- a CDS encoding EscU/YscU/HrcU family type III secretion system export apparatus switch protein, translated as MADENKPLPASAKKRKELRGKGSVVRSPDIVTTVVIGVTLFGLMYFGSRMGIGFAQFMEQCFQEAGKPAGQETVSGIIRPMLTGTPVMALMLFCAAVVLAAILANLVQTGPIIVPFQIEQGMSRLNPVNGVKTIFSLRRLVASGLAILKLIIIVAFAYAAVRELWNSPVFLGPVNVSQLGAFFQQAAWAVGWRILVALLILATVDYLYQRWQYEKDNKMSLQELKDEVRQSEGSNEVKSRQRGMMRKIRSLRRQLEDMTNATIVVTNPTHYAVALRYVRGENDAPVVLAKGVRRNAQAIKAEAARLGIPTMENVSLARGLYKHAEVGEVIPPLYFQAVAQILADLYRRGYRAMLAENEQRDGLK; from the coding sequence ATGGCGGACGAGAACAAACCCCTACCAGCGTCAGCGAAGAAGCGGAAGGAACTCCGCGGCAAGGGGTCGGTCGTCCGCAGCCCCGACATCGTCACCACCGTCGTGATCGGGGTGACCCTCTTCGGGCTGATGTACTTCGGGAGCCGGATGGGGATCGGCTTCGCCCAGTTCATGGAGCAGTGCTTCCAGGAGGCGGGGAAGCCCGCCGGGCAGGAGACGGTCTCCGGGATCATCCGCCCCATGCTGACGGGGACGCCCGTCATGGCCCTCATGCTCTTCTGCGCCGCCGTCGTCCTGGCGGCGATCCTGGCGAACCTCGTCCAGACCGGCCCGATCATCGTCCCGTTCCAGATCGAGCAGGGGATGAGCCGTCTCAATCCGGTGAACGGGGTGAAGACGATCTTTTCCCTCCGCCGCCTCGTCGCCTCCGGGCTGGCGATCCTGAAGCTCATCATCATCGTCGCCTTCGCCTACGCGGCGGTGCGGGAACTGTGGAACTCCCCCGTCTTCCTCGGGCCGGTCAACGTCTCCCAGCTCGGGGCCTTCTTCCAGCAGGCGGCCTGGGCCGTCGGCTGGCGGATCCTCGTCGCCCTCCTGATCCTGGCGACGGTCGATTACCTCTACCAGCGCTGGCAATACGAGAAGGACAACAAGATGTCCCTCCAGGAACTGAAGGACGAAGTCCGCCAGTCCGAAGGTTCCAACGAGGTGAAGAGCCGCCAGCGCGGGATGATGCGGAAGATCCGCTCCCTCCGCCGCCAGCTGGAGGACATGACCAACGCGACGATCGTCGTGACGAACCCGACCCATTACGCCGTCGCCCTCCGCTACGTCCGCGGGGAGAACGACGCCCCGGTCGTCCTCGCCAAGGGCGTCCGGCGGAACGCCCAGGCGATCAAGGCCGAGGCGGCCCGGCTCGGCATCCCGACGATGGAGAACGTCTCCCTGGCGCGGGGCCTCTACAAGCACGCCGAGGTCGGTGAGGTGATTCCGCCCCTCTACTTCCAGGCAGTTGCACAAATCCTCGCCGATCTCTACCGTCGCGGGTACCGGGCCATGCTCGCCGAAAACGAGCAGCGGGACGGGCTCAAGTAA
- a CDS encoding flagellar biosynthetic protein FliR encodes MHLFIDPIALWLVASRLSGWMLLSPGFTEINTPQLTRAALILWLSYLLLPLIGPIEAPLGSLPDLGIALMGEFVIGAGYGLMLRLIFSAVQFGGVLIDSELGYLYAQQVNPFVPLSGGIFSRLFLLLSVLYFWLFDYFRVVLFALKESFVLVPVGAIGGALFDIGLLVKLSGALFVGGLTIAAPIMALMFFVTISVGFLARTVQGLSLFSESFVLRIVIGLAGVVVFLPLLFLLMRIEMEQILPMSSRYFKFALP; translated from the coding sequence ATGCATCTCTTCATCGATCCCATCGCCCTGTGGCTCGTCGCCTCGCGCCTTTCGGGATGGATGCTGCTGAGCCCCGGCTTCACCGAGATCAACACCCCCCAGCTGACCCGCGCCGCGCTGATCCTCTGGCTCAGCTACCTCCTCCTTCCCCTCATCGGGCCGATCGAGGCGCCCCTCGGCTCCCTGCCCGACCTCGGGATCGCCCTCATGGGGGAGTTCGTCATCGGGGCCGGCTACGGGCTGATGCTCCGGCTGATCTTCTCGGCGGTCCAGTTCGGCGGCGTCCTGATCGACAGCGAGCTCGGCTACCTCTACGCGCAGCAGGTCAATCCCTTCGTCCCCCTCAGCGGCGGCATCTTCAGCCGCCTCTTCCTCCTCCTCTCGGTCCTCTACTTCTGGCTCTTCGATTACTTCCGGGTCGTCCTCTTCGCGCTGAAGGAAAGCTTCGTCCTCGTCCCCGTCGGGGCGATCGGCGGGGCCCTCTTCGACATCGGGCTGCTGGTGAAGCTCTCCGGGGCCCTCTTCGTCGGGGGGCTGACCATCGCCGCGCCGATCATGGCGCTGATGTTCTTCGTCACGATCTCGGTCGGCTTCCTCGCCCGCACCGTCCAGGGGTTGAGCCTGTTCTCGGAAAGCTTCGTCCTGCGGATCGTCATCGGCCTCGCCGGGGTCGTCGTCTTCCTTCCCCTCCTGTTCCTCCTCATGCGGATCGAGATGGAGCAGATCCTCCCAATGTCGTCCCGGTACTTCAAATTCGCCCTCCCCTAA
- a CDS encoding flagellar biosynthetic protein FliQ, with protein MGSFNVDQALEVIRLCLWEGIYVSAPLILGALIIGLIVSILQTITTIQEATLSFVPKLLWAIAGTWFFAPYMLAHLTQLTSTFFQRAAEIAK; from the coding sequence ATGGGTTCATTCAATGTCGACCAGGCCCTCGAGGTCATCCGGCTCTGCCTCTGGGAGGGGATCTATGTCTCGGCCCCGCTGATCCTCGGTGCGCTGATCATCGGCCTCATCGTCAGCATCCTCCAGACCATCACCACCATCCAGGAGGCGACGCTCTCCTTCGTCCCGAAGCTCCTCTGGGCCATCGCGGGGACGTGGTTCTTCGCCCCCTACATGCTGGCCCACCTCACCCAGCTCACCAGCACCTTCTTCCAGCGCGCGGCCGAGATCGCCAAGTAG
- the fliP gene encoding flagellar type III secretion system pore protein FliP (The bacterial flagellar biogenesis protein FliP forms a type III secretion system (T3SS)-type pore required for flagellar assembly.), which translates to MPLQILVMFTVLSIAPGLVIMTTCFVRIIIVLSFLRNALTLQTPPNQVLLALAMFLTFFIMQPTWKKVVDDAITPMRDNKITFEQGVDRAEAPLKTFMLKYAGEQDLRLFISMSPTPVELTTPDALPIQIIIPAFMLSELKRGFEMGLMILLPFLVIDMVVASILMALGMMMLPPPTVSLPVKLMVFVLVDGWTLLVKSIVDSFKVPT; encoded by the coding sequence ATGCCGCTCCAGATCCTCGTGATGTTCACGGTGCTGAGTATCGCGCCCGGCCTCGTCATCATGACGACGTGCTTCGTCCGCATCATCATCGTCCTCTCCTTCCTCCGCAACGCGCTGACCCTCCAGACGCCGCCGAACCAGGTGCTGCTGGCGCTGGCGATGTTCCTCACCTTCTTCATCATGCAGCCGACGTGGAAGAAGGTCGTCGACGACGCGATCACGCCGATGCGGGACAACAAGATCACCTTCGAGCAGGGCGTCGACCGCGCCGAGGCCCCGCTGAAGACCTTCATGCTGAAGTACGCCGGGGAACAGGATCTCCGCCTCTTCATCAGCATGTCGCCGACGCCGGTCGAGCTGACGACGCCCGACGCCCTCCCGATCCAGATCATCATCCCGGCCTTCATGCTCTCCGAGCTGAAGCGGGGCTTCGAGATGGGGCTCATGATCCTCCTTCCCTTCCTCGTCATCGACATGGTCGTCGCCTCGATCCTGATGGCCCTCGGCATGATGATGCTGCCGCCGCCCACCGTCTCCCTGCCGGTGAAGCTGATGGTCTTCGTCCTCGTCGACGGCTGGACGCTGCTGGTGAAATCGATCGTCGATAGCTTCAAGGTTCCGACCTAG
- a CDS encoding flagellar biosynthetic protein FliO, whose translation MSVAWFLGAAAEQATSASASLPSSSAFASVGSAAVTPPLAWWRLAALIVLFAVLLGIWFYLNRSRFNLRSLGSLGSTVGGGRKIEVKEQRWLTSRTSVALVEVDGQRFLLAHGPDTASWQPLQPSSSATPLPPAS comes from the coding sequence ATGAGCGTGGCTTGGTTCCTAGGCGCGGCGGCGGAGCAAGCGACGTCGGCCTCGGCCTCGCTTCCCTCCTCCTCCGCGTTCGCCTCGGTCGGCTCCGCCGCCGTCACCCCCCCGCTGGCGTGGTGGCGTCTGGCGGCGCTGATCGTCCTCTTCGCCGTCCTGCTCGGGATCTGGTTCTACCTGAACCGGAGCCGGTTCAACCTCCGCTCCCTCGGCTCGCTCGGTTCGACGGTCGGGGGCGGGCGGAAGATCGAGGTGAAGGAACAGCGTTGGCTCACCTCGCGGACCTCGGTCGCCCTCGTCGAGGTCGACGGGCAGCGTTTCCTCCTGGCCCACGGTCCCGATACCGCCTCCTGGCAGCCCCTGCAGCCCTCCTCCTCCGCCACCCCTCTTCCGCCCGCGTCATGA
- the fliN gene encoding flagellar motor switch protein FliN, protein MAEKNIDLVMDIMVGLSVELGRAQMKVRDVMALSSGTVLQLDKKVDENVDLYVNGKLIGRGEVVVVDESLGIKITEVFKQAVGR, encoded by the coding sequence ATGGCCGAAAAGAACATTGATCTGGTGATGGACATCATGGTGGGCCTGAGCGTCGAGCTCGGGCGCGCGCAGATGAAGGTGCGGGATGTCATGGCGCTCTCCAGCGGCACCGTGCTGCAGCTCGACAAGAAGGTCGACGAGAACGTCGACCTCTACGTCAACGGGAAGCTGATCGGGCGCGGGGAAGTCGTCGTCGTCGATGAATCGCTCGGCATCAAGATCACCGAGGTCTTCAAACAGGCCGTCGGTCGCTGA
- a CDS encoding FliM/FliN family flagellar motor switch protein, translating to MAAETSAADVLSQSEVEAILASIQTGVDPSAKVVTTSSSSSGGGGGESYTSSGEGHQVQPFDFRSPVFLTPAQMRRLRIKHEEFIRNLGATLSVFLRMEFLLQMSRLETTTYRQLVESMTMPSYLTLFRMKPLTGIGVLDISPRLGLTVIDRMLGGPGHSVKVEREFTDMEQTVLENFIKVIIKEYTESWLRFQKLEWEKVGNENTVRFLNLADEDATMLYLEIEARFGDCVASMRFIFSYTMIESLVEQLMREITDDRSYEEETKQKLPEDMNSPTYNISIPVSAHWRGFTVSLADISELAVGDVLMLDPNKTRRAEVDLGLLPKFYADVDAIPGVTAPLGTKASVTLNSKIE from the coding sequence ATGGCCGCCGAAACCTCCGCCGCAGATGTCCTAAGCCAGTCCGAAGTCGAGGCGATTCTCGCCTCGATCCAGACCGGCGTCGACCCCTCGGCCAAGGTAGTCACCACCTCCTCCAGTTCGAGCGGCGGCGGCGGCGGCGAGTCCTACACCAGCAGCGGCGAGGGGCACCAGGTCCAGCCCTTCGACTTCCGGAGTCCCGTCTTCCTGACCCCGGCGCAGATGCGCCGCCTCCGCATCAAGCACGAGGAATTCATCCGCAACCTCGGCGCGACCCTTTCCGTCTTCCTCCGCATGGAGTTCCTGCTCCAGATGTCCCGGCTGGAGACGACGACCTATCGCCAGCTCGTCGAGAGCATGACGATGCCGAGCTACCTCACGCTCTTCCGCATGAAGCCCCTCACGGGCATCGGCGTCCTCGACATCTCCCCCCGCCTCGGCCTCACCGTCATCGACCGGATGCTCGGCGGCCCCGGCCACTCCGTGAAGGTGGAGCGCGAGTTCACCGACATGGAGCAGACCGTCCTCGAGAACTTCATCAAGGTCATCATCAAGGAGTACACCGAGAGCTGGCTCCGCTTCCAGAAGCTCGAATGGGAGAAGGTCGGGAACGAGAACACCGTCCGTTTCCTGAACCTCGCCGACGAGGATGCCACGATGCTCTACCTGGAGATCGAGGCCCGCTTCGGCGACTGCGTCGCCAGCATGCGCTTCATCTTCTCCTACACGATGATCGAGAGCCTCGTGGAGCAGCTGATGCGGGAGATCACCGACGACCGCTCCTACGAGGAGGAGACGAAGCAGAAGCTCCCGGAGGACATGAACTCCCCGACCTACAACATCTCGATCCCCGTCTCCGCCCACTGGCGCGGCTTCACCGTTTCCCTGGCCGACATCAGCGAGCTCGCCGTCGGCGACGTCCTCATGCTCGACCCGAATAAGACCCGGCGCGCCGAGGTCGATCTCGGCCTCCTGCCGAAGTTCTACGCCGACGTCGACGCGATCCCCGGCGTCACCGCCCCCCTCGGGACGAAGGCCTCGGTCACTTTAAACAGCAAAATCGAATAA
- a CDS encoding flagellar basal body-associated FliL family protein, which translates to MSDTPPADSGASGNSSSSGMVVAIAVAVIMLAAGFAMVYFILPGRLADELAKKMPAADASEGGDSHGAEAAAPAEGAKGEAKAGEGKEGATGAPGAGFTLSDILVNVTGTGGSRFIKVSVYFQAPMNVQTELQGMRDQLKDIVSNTLAQKSLAELSDSGVRGRLRSELLATINPLLKSKGEVQNIYFPEFIIQ; encoded by the coding sequence ATGTCCGATACCCCTCCCGCCGACTCTGGTGCCTCTGGAAACAGCTCTTCCTCCGGCATGGTTGTGGCCATCGCCGTCGCCGTCATCATGTTGGCGGCCGGATTTGCCATGGTTTACTTCATTCTTCCCGGGCGTCTGGCCGATGAATTGGCGAAGAAAATGCCCGCCGCCGACGCCTCCGAGGGGGGCGACTCCCACGGAGCCGAAGCCGCCGCGCCCGCCGAGGGGGCCAAGGGCGAGGCCAAGGCGGGCGAAGGCAAGGAAGGCGCGACCGGCGCTCCCGGCGCCGGCTTCACCCTTTCCGACATCCTCGTCAACGTCACCGGGACCGGCGGCAGCCGCTTCATCAAGGTCTCCGTCTACTTCCAGGCCCCGATGAACGTCCAGACCGAGCTCCAGGGGATGCGCGACCAGTTGAAGGACATCGTCTCCAACACGCTGGCCCAGAAAAGCCTCGCCGAGCTCTCCGATTCGGGCGTCCGCGGACGCCTCCGTTCCGAGCTCCTCGCCACCATCAACCCTCTGCTGAAGAGCAAGGGCGAGGTGCAGAACATCTACTTCCCGGAATTCATCATCCAGTAA
- a CDS encoding flagellar hook-basal body complex protein, which produces MVRSLFSAVSGLVNHQTAMDVIGNNIANVNTTGFKASTAEFGQAFSQNARLANTSTPIGLDIGLGSRIEGTVTDFSQGAFQRTDVPSDVGISGSGMFTVNTASTASAGATVYTRAGNFVTDVNGYLRTSDGYYVQGYTGTGTSLGFNTTLGSTYTAPTAPTGAVAQASLSNIQIPTSMYDSTTGTTLQISGSGFSIGTNGAITVTDSAGTSAIIGYVTLASVQNQNGLSDQGQGYYTTTAASGSASYYAADTGPVGATQAGALELSNADVATQFSNMIVIQRGYDANAKVITTSSQMLQTAVNMVQ; this is translated from the coding sequence ATGGTTCGCAGCCTCTTCTCCGCAGTCAGCGGTCTCGTCAATCACCAGACCGCGATGGACGTCATCGGCAACAACATCGCCAACGTCAACACTACCGGCTTCAAGGCCAGCACGGCCGAGTTCGGCCAGGCCTTCAGCCAGAACGCCCGCCTCGCCAACACCTCGACCCCCATCGGCCTCGACATCGGCCTCGGCAGCCGCATCGAAGGCACCGTGACCGACTTCAGCCAGGGCGCCTTCCAGCGGACCGACGTCCCGTCCGACGTCGGCATCTCCGGCAGCGGCATGTTCACGGTGAACACCGCCAGCACCGCCTCCGCGGGCGCGACGGTCTACACGCGCGCCGGCAACTTCGTGACCGACGTCAACGGCTACCTCCGCACCTCCGACGGGTACTACGTCCAGGGTTACACCGGGACGGGGACCTCGCTCGGGTTCAACACCACCCTCGGCAGCACCTACACCGCGCCGACGGCCCCGACGGGCGCCGTCGCCCAGGCGAGCCTCAGCAACATCCAGATCCCGACCTCGATGTACGACAGCACGACCGGCACGACGCTCCAGATCAGCGGCTCCGGTTTCAGCATCGGCACGAACGGCGCGATCACCGTCACCGACAGCGCGGGGACTTCCGCGATCATCGGCTATGTGACGCTGGCCAGCGTCCAGAACCAGAACGGCCTCAGCGACCAGGGCCAGGGCTACTACACCACGACGGCCGCCTCCGGCTCGGCGAGCTACTACGCGGCCGACACCGGCCCCGTCGGTGCGACCCAGGCCGGCGCGTTGGAGCTTTCCAACGCCGACGTCGCGACGCAGTTCTCCAACATGATCGTCATCCAGCGCGGTTACGACGCCAACGCCAAGGTCATCACCACCAGCAGCCAGATGCTGCAGACGGCGGTGAACATGGTCCAGTAA
- a CDS encoding flagellar hook capping FlgD N-terminal domain-containing protein produces MSISTVSSATASGSTTASTSSNASMSTADFYKIIVAQLQNQSPDDTTDSNAMVQNMMAISNYQAINGMSTDTTKLSNYSTANSLLGKTVTVTPSTLSSDTVTGTVDNVTYSSDGTASITINNNSYDLSTVLSVANTASSTSTGTTAQ; encoded by the coding sequence ATGAGCATCTCCACAGTCTCCTCCGCCACGGCCTCGGGCTCGACGACGGCCTCGACCTCGTCGAACGCCTCGATGAGCACGGCCGACTTCTACAAGATCATCGTCGCCCAGCTCCAGAACCAGTCCCCCGACGACACGACCGACTCGAACGCGATGGTCCAGAACATGATGGCTATCTCGAATTACCAGGCGATCAACGGCATGAGCACCGACACGACGAAGCTGTCGAACTACAGCACGGCGAACTCCCTGCTCGGCAAGACGGTGACCGTGACCCCCTCGACCCTCTCCTCCGACACCGTGACGGGAACGGTCGACAACGTCACCTACTCGTCCGACGGCACGGCCTCGATCACGATCAACAACAACTCCTACGACCTGAGCACCGTCCTGAGCGTGGCCAACACGGCGTCCTCGACGTCGACCGGCACGACGGCCCAGTAA
- a CDS encoding FliI/YscN family ATPase produces the protein MPKPTSFSGAVARTSRALGQVRPIGVAGRVTKVVGLTVESQGPPASLGEACWIYCEGTRKRRLAEVVGFRDGKLLLMPWEGLEGIGVGDSVQSTGAPPQIPVGYGVLGRIIDPLGRPIDDLGPLPTNTVYAPLVKDVPPPSRRPRIKNVFRTGVRAIDSFATTGAGQRLGIFAGSGVGKSTLLGMICRYADADINVIALIGERGREVLEFVERDLGPEALKRSVVIVATSDQPALARIKAAFTANTIAAWFRAQGKHVLLMMDSLTRLAMAQREVGLAVGEPPATRGYPPSVFGLMPVVLEQAGCLDNGIITGFYTILTEGDDWNDPVSDCARSILDGHLLLTRRLASENHYPALDVLDSLSRLQSNLITEDQRDLVSRARQILSIQRQYRELVEIGAYTPGSNTNLDHALAVYPRLVQFLRQRVEDSCTVEESFSLLGQILGQRAA, from the coding sequence ATGCCCAAGCCCACCTCCTTCTCCGGCGCCGTCGCCCGCACCTCGCGTGCGTTGGGGCAGGTGCGCCCCATCGGGGTGGCGGGCCGGGTGACGAAGGTCGTCGGCCTGACGGTCGAGTCGCAGGGACCGCCCGCCTCCCTCGGCGAGGCCTGCTGGATCTACTGCGAGGGGACCCGCAAGCGCCGCCTGGCCGAGGTCGTCGGGTTCCGCGACGGGAAGCTCCTCCTCATGCCCTGGGAGGGCCTCGAAGGGATCGGCGTCGGCGACAGCGTCCAGTCGACCGGCGCGCCGCCCCAGATCCCCGTCGGCTACGGCGTCCTGGGCCGGATCATCGATCCCCTCGGACGTCCCATCGACGACCTCGGCCCGCTCCCGACGAACACCGTCTACGCCCCGCTGGTGAAGGACGTGCCGCCCCCCTCCCGGCGTCCCCGGATCAAGAACGTCTTCCGCACCGGCGTCCGCGCCATCGATTCCTTCGCCACGACCGGCGCGGGGCAGCGCCTCGGCATCTTCGCCGGCTCGGGCGTCGGCAAGAGCACCCTCCTCGGGATGATCTGCCGCTACGCCGACGCCGACATCAACGTCATCGCCCTCATCGGCGAGCGGGGCCGGGAAGTCCTCGAATTCGTCGAGCGCGACCTCGGCCCCGAGGCCCTGAAGCGGAGCGTCGTCATCGTCGCCACCTCGGACCAGCCCGCGCTGGCCCGGATCAAGGCCGCCTTCACGGCGAACACCATCGCCGCCTGGTTCCGCGCCCAGGGGAAGCACGTCCTCCTCATGATGGACTCGCTGACCCGCCTCGCCATGGCGCAGCGGGAAGTCGGCCTCGCCGTCGGGGAGCCCCCGGCGACGCGCGGCTATCCCCCCTCGGTCTTCGGCCTCATGCCCGTCGTCCTCGAGCAGGCGGGCTGCCTCGACAACGGGATCATCACCGGTTTCTACACGATCCTCACCGAGGGCGACGACTGGAACGATCCGGTCAGCGATTGCGCCCGCTCGATCCTCGACGGACACCTCCTCCTCACCCGCCGCCTCGCCTCGGAGAACCATTATCCCGCCCTCGACGTTCTCGACAGCCTGAGCCGTCTCCAGAGCAACCTCATCACCGAGGACCAGCGCGACCTCGTCAGCCGCGCCCGCCAGATCCTCTCGATCCAGCGGCAGTATCGGGAACTCGTCGAGATCGGGGCCTACACGCCCGGCAGCAACACGAACCTCGACCACGCCCTCGCGGTCTATCCCCGCCTCGTCCAGTTCCTCCGCCAGCGGGTCGAGGATTCCTGCACGGTCGAGGAATCGTTCAGCCTCCTCGGCCAGATCCTCGGCCAGCGGGCCGCATAA